Proteins from a single region of Undibacterium sp. KW1:
- a CDS encoding glutaredoxin domain-containing protein encodes MKTARTILTYVAIIAVGLLIGYVLPRLSVWMKPAYQEADYSAHLSEAKTQVVMYGTASCSFCNMTRAYFKENKISYADLDVEKSPAAASRHAELGSGGVPVIIIGKRMIRGYQPEVFNDALQVLAKTQTAAK; translated from the coding sequence ATGAAAACAGCCAGGACGATCCTGACCTATGTCGCCATCATCGCCGTTGGCCTGCTGATAGGCTATGTCTTGCCACGCCTGAGTGTATGGATGAAACCCGCTTACCAGGAAGCCGATTATTCTGCTCATTTGAGCGAGGCAAAAACCCAGGTAGTGATGTATGGCACAGCCAGCTGTAGTTTTTGCAATATGACTCGTGCTTATTTTAAAGAAAACAAGATCAGCTACGCTGACCTGGATGTAGAAAAATCACCTGCCGCTGCCAGCAGGCATGCAGAACTGGGTAGTGGTGGCGTCCCCGTCATCATCATAGGCAAGCGCATGATACGGGGCTATCAGCCTGAGGTATTCAATGACGCCTTGCAGGTGCTGGCAAAGACGCAGACTGCGGCGAAATAG
- a CDS encoding tautomerase family protein: MPFIRTHVSKSTSQEQRQAIVEGIHQALVSSIGMPQDELFNLVSSYEAEDFFYSRSFNGVTRSDRLVVIDISLRRGRSDAMKRDLYAHIAENLVANAGVAKGDVFIFMHENDYSDWSTGNGKFAMALVQQVAAG; the protein is encoded by the coding sequence ATGCCATTCATCCGCACCCATGTCAGCAAAAGTACCAGCCAGGAACAACGCCAGGCTATCGTCGAAGGCATACACCAGGCACTGGTCAGCAGCATAGGCATGCCGCAAGACGAATTATTCAATCTTGTCAGCAGTTATGAGGCCGAAGATTTTTTCTATAGCCGCAGCTTCAACGGCGTTACGCGTTCAGACAGGCTGGTGGTCATCGACATCAGCCTCAGGCGCGGTCGTAGCGATGCCATGAAGCGTGATCTGTATGCCCATATTGCAGAAAACCTCGTTGCCAATGCGGGTGTGGCAAAGGGTGATGTTTTCATTTTCATGCATGAAAACGATTATTCTGACTGGTCCACAGGCAATGGCAAATTCGCCATGGCGCTGGTGCAGCAGGTGGCCGCTGGCTGA
- a CDS encoding methyl-accepting chemotaxis protein, whose product MISTPSPARFGLRAKMLFAVLAMVLAGFAVTISLLTRQAGSMQQESAQQYAKQLAINNAGKVAERINLALHAARSLAFELAAMQTNGKADRANADLLLKSVLEGHPEFTGVGTIWEANAFDGKDSEYAGKEGHDATGRYLPYWNRGSGKTQVEALTDYEKEGAGDYYLLAKKSGNEVLLEPYMYKIAGKDVFMTTVTVPVKAKGQVIGAVTVDLPVAGFQEDVSKIHPYETGYASLISNNGIYIGDADAKNVGQNIGDGAAAKAAKAAIKTGQTYSDTVEHSGMQTTVNRIYVPIQIGATTTPWSFVISVPENKILADVHYLRNTAILIGIFSVLVVSAILTFVINRLVIAPLGGEPDVAVKIARSVAEGDLTTVVTLKTGDNSSMLYALQGMQQQLTSMVTHIRDSSEFVSNASGEIAMGNIDLSQRTENQASSLAQTANSVESLNQTVRQNAGNAEQARQLAVSAAQTAQRGSTQVDKVVNTMAGISAESKKMFDIIAAIEGIAFQTNILALNAAVEAARAGEQGRGFAVVASEVRNLAQRSAIASKEIKSLIETSIAKVDMGSEVVGHAGKTMTEILASVEGLSTILNEISSASAEQSHGIAQITNEIGLMDQTTQQNAALVEESAAAAASLKEEAQKLWQALLVFKVH is encoded by the coding sequence ATGATATCCACTCCTTCCCCTGCCCGCTTTGGTTTGCGGGCAAAAATGCTCTTCGCTGTGCTGGCCATGGTGCTGGCCGGTTTTGCCGTCACCATCAGCCTGCTGACCAGACAGGCTGGCAGCATGCAGCAGGAATCGGCCCAGCAATATGCGAAACAGCTCGCTATCAACAACGCTGGCAAAGTGGCAGAGCGCATCAACCTCGCCCTGCATGCGGCACGCAGCCTGGCGTTTGAGCTGGCTGCGATGCAGACCAACGGCAAGGCAGACCGCGCCAATGCTGATCTGTTACTGAAAAGTGTGCTGGAAGGCCACCCTGAATTTACTGGCGTAGGCACGATATGGGAAGCCAATGCCTTCGATGGCAAAGACAGCGAATACGCTGGCAAAGAGGGCCATGATGCGACTGGCCGCTACCTGCCCTACTGGAACCGCGGCAGCGGCAAGACCCAGGTCGAAGCGCTGACTGATTATGAGAAAGAAGGTGCAGGTGACTATTATCTGCTGGCCAAAAAAAGCGGCAATGAAGTCTTGCTCGAACCCTATATGTACAAAATCGCTGGCAAGGATGTATTCATGACCACGGTCACCGTTCCGGTCAAGGCCAAGGGCCAGGTCATAGGTGCGGTGACGGTGGATTTGCCGGTAGCGGGTTTCCAGGAAGATGTCAGCAAAATCCACCCTTATGAAACCGGCTATGCCAGCCTGATATCGAATAACGGTATCTATATCGGTGATGCCGATGCAAAAAACGTGGGACAGAATATCGGTGATGGTGCTGCTGCAAAAGCCGCCAAGGCAGCCATCAAGACCGGCCAGACATATAGCGATACTGTTGAGCACAGCGGCATGCAGACTACGGTGAACCGCATCTACGTGCCCATACAGATAGGGGCAACCACAACGCCATGGTCTTTTGTTATCAGCGTGCCAGAAAACAAAATCCTGGCTGACGTGCATTACCTGCGCAATACCGCCATCCTGATCGGTATCTTCAGCGTGCTGGTGGTATCGGCCATCCTGACATTCGTGATTAACAGGCTGGTCATCGCGCCGCTGGGTGGCGAGCCGGATGTTGCCGTCAAGATAGCCAGGAGTGTGGCTGAAGGAGACCTGACCACGGTGGTAACATTAAAAACCGGCGACAACAGCAGCATGCTGTACGCCCTGCAGGGCATGCAACAACAACTGACGTCCATGGTCACGCATATCCGCGACAGCAGCGAGTTTGTCTCGAATGCATCAGGCGAAATCGCCATGGGCAATATTGATCTGTCGCAAAGGACAGAGAACCAGGCATCATCACTCGCACAAACTGCCAATAGCGTGGAAAGCCTGAACCAGACAGTCAGGCAAAATGCCGGCAACGCCGAGCAGGCGCGCCAGCTCGCCGTCTCGGCAGCGCAGACGGCGCAACGCGGCAGCACCCAGGTAGATAAAGTGGTCAATACCATGGCGGGCATCTCGGCTGAGTCGAAGAAGATGTTTGACATCATCGCCGCCATTGAGGGCATCGCCTTCCAGACCAATATCCTGGCACTGAATGCGGCAGTCGAGGCGGCCAGGGCGGGTGAACAGGGCAGGGGCTTTGCCGTGGTCGCGTCAGAAGTACGCAATTTGGCCCAGCGCAGCGCCATCGCTTCGAAAGAAATCAAGTCACTGATAGAAACCTCGATTGCCAAAGTCGATATGGGTTCCGAGGTCGTGGGCCATGCAGGCAAGACCATGACCGAGATACTGGCATCAGTTGAAGGTCTCTCGACGATACTCAATGAAATCTCCAGTGCCTCTGCCGAACAGAGTCATGGCATCGCCCAGATCACGAATGAGATAGGTCTGATGGACCAAACTACCCAGCAAAATGCGGCGCTGGTGGAAGAGTCAGCAGCGGCGGCAGCTTCACTGAAAGAAGAAGCGCAAAAATTGTGGCAGGCACTGCTGGTGTTCAAGGTGCATTAA
- a CDS encoding LysR substrate-binding domain-containing protein has translation MKRRLPPLNALRAFEAAARLGRMTTAADELAVTPGAISRQVQQLEQSLGTVLFEGSKNRPQLSAMGRQLLPALTAAFDQIDVAVNAVRSDNRGTLDVCCFNTFTVKWLIPRLYDFNSRYPDIDVRLSSTDRRPYATTDTEHERYDLVIIVDETGEESDDSDRILPLFQEWLGPVLAPTLAASIRIAAANDLNGKTLLHTRTRANAWQMWGLAAGCAAPAAEGREFEHYYFTLEAAIAGLGVCIAPWHLVIDDIRSGRLIAPLGFSASTYRYVARRSRKQDKKLDLFCNWLQSQAALSPLPGDKLE, from the coding sequence ATGAAACGTCGCCTGCCACCCTTGAATGCACTCCGCGCCTTTGAAGCCGCCGCCAGGCTGGGGCGCATGACGACCGCTGCCGATGAGCTGGCGGTGACACCCGGCGCCATCAGCCGCCAGGTCCAGCAACTGGAACAAAGCCTGGGTACGGTCTTGTTTGAAGGCTCCAAGAACCGCCCGCAACTGAGTGCCATGGGCAGGCAATTGCTGCCCGCGCTGACTGCTGCTTTTGACCAGATCGATGTTGCCGTGAATGCGGTGCGCAGTGACAATAGAGGTACGCTGGATGTTTGCTGTTTCAACACTTTCACGGTGAAATGGCTGATACCACGTTTGTATGATTTCAATTCCAGGTATCCGGATATTGATGTCAGGCTCAGTTCCACTGACCGTCGCCCCTACGCCACAACAGACACTGAACATGAGCGCTATGACCTGGTGATCATTGTCGATGAAACGGGTGAAGAATCAGATGATAGTGACAGGATCTTGCCACTGTTTCAGGAATGGCTGGGGCCGGTACTTGCACCCACGCTGGCTGCCAGCATCAGGATAGCGGCAGCAAATGACCTTAACGGAAAAACTCTATTGCATACACGCACCAGGGCAAATGCCTGGCAAATGTGGGGGCTGGCGGCTGGTTGCGCGGCACCTGCGGCAGAGGGCAGGGAATTCGAGCACTATTACTTTACCCTGGAGGCCGCCATTGCCGGTCTGGGTGTCTGCATTGCTCCCTGGCATCTGGTAATAGACGATATACGCAGCGGCAGACTGATCGCGCCACTGGGTTTCAGTGCCAGCACTTATCGCTATGTCGCCCGGCGCAGCCGTAAGCAAGATAAAAAACTGGACCTGTTTTGCAACTGGCTGCAAAGCCAGGCAGCGCTGAGCCCTTTGCCGGGTGACAAACTGGAATAA
- a CDS encoding peptide MFS transporter: MNQIQTPGAHTILGHPDSLFVLFFTEMWERFSYYGMRALIVLFLTSKLIDGGWGWSDEEALSLYGWYTGLVYLTPILGGYIADKILGSRRSVVLGGFIIAAGHACLLFDTPTTFYIGLGLVVAGTGLFKPNISAIVGQLYNKENEAGRDGGYTLFYMGVNSGAFFGILLCGYIGENISWPMGFGLAGAFMLLGAIQFYFGQGIFGDIGLAKSQQTTEVVAVEEAEPHIVADRLLAICVFSFFTIFFWFAFEQAGGSMTIFADKFTDRTLVGTSGMVFKIINSLMTIIPTVILSWLLIKLFAGTAKRYLLSNALLVTCIGAIWVLVVWMLQREFALEQSNVPASWFGVLNSFFLVILAPMFSKMWEKHWNPSGPIKFGVGLILLGLGFAALSYGAASIPAGAKTAGVSMIFLIAAYFFHTMGELCISPVGLSYISKLAPPRLLGLMFGVWFLNTAIANKLAGYSGSYIGAISKQYSLSIFFLIFTLIPIGAGIVLMLLNNWMKKKMHGIH, from the coding sequence TTGAACCAAATTCAAACGCCAGGTGCACACACTATTCTGGGACACCCGGATAGCTTGTTCGTCCTGTTCTTTACAGAAATGTGGGAACGGTTTTCTTATTACGGCATGCGCGCCTTGATCGTACTGTTCCTGACCAGCAAACTCATAGATGGCGGTTGGGGATGGAGCGACGAAGAAGCTCTGTCCTTGTATGGCTGGTATACCGGTCTGGTCTATCTGACGCCTATCCTGGGTGGTTATATTGCCGACAAGATACTGGGCAGCAGGCGTTCTGTCGTACTTGGAGGTTTCATCATCGCAGCTGGTCATGCATGTCTGCTGTTTGATACGCCAACTACCTTTTACATAGGTCTCGGCCTGGTAGTTGCAGGTACGGGTTTGTTCAAACCAAATATCTCTGCCATCGTAGGCCAGTTGTATAACAAGGAAAATGAAGCCGGCCGTGACGGCGGCTATACCCTGTTCTACATGGGCGTGAACTCTGGCGCTTTCTTTGGCATCCTGCTGTGCGGTTATATCGGCGAAAATATCTCCTGGCCCATGGGCTTTGGCCTGGCCGGTGCCTTCATGTTATTGGGCGCAATCCAGTTCTATTTTGGCCAGGGTATCTTTGGTGATATCGGCCTGGCAAAGTCCCAGCAAACGACCGAAGTCGTCGCAGTTGAAGAAGCAGAACCACATATCGTAGCCGACCGTCTGTTGGCGATTTGCGTATTTTCTTTCTTCACCATCTTTTTCTGGTTCGCATTTGAACAAGCTGGTGGTTCCATGACCATTTTTGCGGATAAATTTACTGACCGCACCCTGGTCGGCACCAGCGGCATGGTGTTCAAGATCATCAATAGCCTGATGACTATCATACCTACCGTCATTCTGTCATGGCTGTTAATCAAATTATTCGCCGGCACGGCCAAGCGTTATCTGCTTTCAAATGCGCTGTTGGTCACCTGCATAGGCGCAATCTGGGTGCTGGTAGTCTGGATGTTGCAACGTGAGTTTGCGCTTGAGCAATCTAATGTTCCCGCCAGTTGGTTTGGTGTATTGAACTCTTTCTTCCTGGTGATCCTGGCACCAATGTTTTCCAAGATGTGGGAAAAACACTGGAACCCTAGCGGCCCTATCAAATTCGGCGTTGGCCTGATCTTGCTGGGCCTGGGTTTTGCTGCCCTGTCCTACGGTGCTGCCAGCATCCCTGCCGGTGCGAAAACTGCAGGCGTCAGCATGATTTTCCTGATCGCTGCTTACTTTTTCCATACCATGGGCGAGCTGTGCATTTCTCCGGTCGGCCTGTCTTACATCAGTAAACTGGCACCACCACGTTTGCTGGGCCTGATGTTTGGCGTGTGGTTCCTCAATACGGCGATTGCAAATAAACTGGCTGGTTACAGCGGCAGTTATATCGGAGCAATCTCGAAACAATATTCATTGTCAATCTTCTTCCTGATCTTCACTCTGATACCGATAGGTGCAGGTATTGTCCTGATGTTGCTGAATAATTGGATGAAAAAGAAAATGCACGGCATCCACTAA
- a CDS encoding pitrilysin family protein, producing MKWKTMAAVGGLYLGMMAGTAQAVTAEQVKTFTLPNGMKFLVLENSTIPNANMYTYWKVGSRNEVPGITGLSHFFEHMMFNGSKKFGPKQFDRTMEANGGANNAYTSNDLTVYQDWFPATALPTIFDLESDRIANLSIDPKMVESERGVVLSERSTGLENSNLRALWGEVYASAFRAHPYSIPTIGHESDIKAWTQDDLQRYFNVYYSPNNAVAVIVGDVKATEVKRLAEQYFANVPQRALPPVVRTVEPEQKGERRVFVRKESATAANLMVSYKMPATSNPDYYALSVIASILTDGKTSRMYQALVDQRLATQVGADHGKNFDPGLFNFFAVAANKVPAAKVEAALLAEIDRLVKDGVTADELQKVKNQKLLNFYRTQETINGKAAQLGEYEMFFGDYKKLFDAPDAYRKLTPADIQNVAAKYFKKSQRTVGVLAAVEE from the coding sequence ATGAAGTGGAAAACCATGGCTGCTGTCGGCGGTCTGTATCTGGGCATGATGGCGGGGACGGCCCAGGCTGTCACGGCTGAGCAGGTGAAAACCTTTACCCTGCCAAATGGCATGAAGTTCCTGGTACTGGAAAACAGCACGATACCCAATGCGAACATGTACACCTACTGGAAAGTCGGGTCGCGTAATGAAGTACCGGGCATCACCGGCCTCTCACATTTCTTTGAACACATGATGTTCAATGGCTCGAAAAAATTCGGCCCCAAGCAATTTGACCGCACCATGGAAGCCAATGGCGGCGCCAATAATGCCTATACCAGTAATGATTTGACGGTGTATCAGGACTGGTTCCCGGCCACCGCCCTGCCGACCATTTTTGATCTCGAAAGCGATCGTATCGCCAATCTCAGCATAGACCCAAAGATGGTTGAGAGCGAGCGCGGCGTAGTCTTGTCCGAGCGCAGCACTGGCCTGGAGAACTCGAACCTGCGTGCGCTGTGGGGGGAAGTCTATGCTTCGGCCTTCCGCGCCCATCCTTATTCCATTCCTACTATCGGCCATGAGTCCGACATCAAGGCCTGGACGCAAGATGATTTGCAGCGTTATTTCAATGTCTATTATTCCCCGAATAATGCGGTGGCCGTCATTGTTGGTGATGTCAAGGCCACAGAAGTAAAACGCCTGGCCGAACAGTATTTTGCCAATGTGCCACAGCGCGCCCTGCCACCTGTCGTGCGTACGGTAGAGCCTGAACAAAAAGGCGAACGCCGGGTGTTTGTCCGCAAGGAGTCTGCGACTGCTGCTAATCTCATGGTCTCTTACAAGATGCCAGCGACCAGCAACCCTGACTACTATGCCCTGAGTGTCATCGCCAGCATACTCACCGATGGCAAGACTTCACGCATGTATCAGGCCCTGGTGGATCAACGTCTGGCAACCCAGGTTGGTGCCGATCATGGCAAGAATTTTGACCCCGGCCTGTTCAATTTCTTTGCCGTTGCTGCCAACAAGGTGCCTGCCGCCAAGGTTGAGGCTGCCTTGCTGGCCGAGATAGACAGGCTGGTCAAGGATGGTGTCACGGCAGATGAATTGCAAAAAGTAAAAAACCAGAAACTCCTGAATTTTTACCGCACCCAGGAAACCATCAATGGCAAGGCCGCCCAGCTGGGTGAATATGAAATGTTCTTTGGCGATTACAAGAAACTGTTTGACGCACCGGATGCCTATCGCAAATTGACTCCTGCCGATATCCAGAACGTTGCTGCCAAATACTTTAAAA
- a CDS encoding RtcB family protein, producing the protein MTSISRLQSALQRQGIRVEHANGIFQLHHEHAQATVLLPESLPLEEKAVKQLMAFAAVKSADGHHAVCKACATPDFHPGSIAPVGSIVATDAGFVIPAAIGTDINCGMRLLTTGFNLSQASQHKPALIRQLQRVLLENGRDVPAHAKAFAALSDAGPSAFLDSLPDGGIWATADRNRLQQELAACIGLQEFAGASRYAPEAWFNRDGIVRDPSLGTPGGGNHFVELQIVDAVFDRHLAYRAGLAKDDIVVMIHSGSRDVGFYVGQRWMDRARAEWPAGLKHPDTALYGLSGVLAEEYLQAMGVAARYAWANRMVLAELVRQQLQAVLGDAKSSLIVDVPHNVILREHGMNIHRKGATPAREGDLALIPGSMGDASYLVEGLGNPDWLWSCSHGAGRRVRRQDVRRLRHDNSEANWQCVSLREERKVEEAPQAYKPIGPVIEAQETAGLIKAAVRLKPWVTFKA; encoded by the coding sequence ATGACTTCTATTTCACGTTTACAATCTGCCCTGCAAAGACAGGGCATACGCGTTGAACATGCCAATGGCATTTTTCAACTTCATCATGAACATGCGCAGGCCACTGTCTTATTGCCTGAAAGTCTTCCTCTGGAAGAAAAGGCAGTAAAACAGTTAATGGCATTTGCCGCAGTCAAATCGGCGGACGGGCATCATGCGGTGTGCAAGGCTTGTGCAACGCCAGACTTTCATCCTGGCAGTATTGCGCCGGTAGGTTCCATCGTTGCCACCGATGCTGGCTTTGTGATTCCCGCAGCGATAGGTACGGATATCAATTGCGGCATGCGCTTGTTGACTACAGGCTTTAATTTGTCCCAGGCTAGCCAGCACAAGCCTGCACTGATACGTCAGTTGCAACGTGTCTTGCTGGAAAATGGCCGGGATGTGCCTGCCCATGCCAAGGCCTTTGCCGCACTCAGCGATGCGGGTCCATCGGCTTTTCTCGACAGCTTGCCTGACGGCGGCATCTGGGCCACAGCCGACCGCAACCGCCTGCAACAAGAACTTGCTGCCTGCATAGGCTTGCAGGAATTTGCAGGTGCCAGCCGCTATGCACCTGAGGCCTGGTTCAATCGCGATGGCATCGTACGCGACCCTAGCCTGGGTACGCCAGGCGGTGGTAATCACTTTGTTGAATTGCAGATTGTCGATGCCGTCTTTGACCGCCACTTGGCTTATCGTGCAGGCCTGGCCAAGGACGATATCGTCGTCATGATACATAGTGGCTCACGCGATGTGGGCTTCTATGTCGGCCAGCGCTGGATGGACAGGGCCAGGGCAGAATGGCCTGCCGGTCTCAAGCATCCAGACACTGCCCTGTATGGACTCAGCGGAGTGCTGGCTGAGGAATACCTGCAAGCCATGGGCGTGGCAGCCCGTTATGCCTGGGCCAACCGCATGGTATTGGCAGAACTGGTCAGGCAGCAATTGCAAGCAGTGCTGGGGGATGCCAAATCGTCCCTGATCGTCGATGTGCCACACAATGTCATCTTGCGTGAGCATGGCATGAACATCCACAGGAAAGGCGCAACTCCGGCGCGCGAGGGTGACCTGGCCCTGATCCCCGGCTCCATGGGCGATGCCAGTTACCTGGTAGAAGGTCTTGGTAATCCGGACTGGTTATGGTCATGCAGCCATGGTGCAGGCCGCCGTGTGCGCAGGCAGGATGTACGGCGTCTGCGACATGACAACAGCGAAGCCAACTGGCAATGCGTGAGCCTGCGCGAAGAGCGCAAGGTGGAAGAAGCGCCGCAAGCCTATAAACCCATAGGCCCGGTCATAGAAGCGCAAGAAACAGCTGGCCTGATCAAGGCAGCAGTCAGGCTGAAACCCTGGGTGACATTCAAGGCGTAA